Genomic DNA from Caldicellulosiruptor hydrothermalis 108:
AAATCCTGGTGATGAGGTTTTGATTCCTGAACCCTGTTTTGTTTCTTACAAACCATGTGTAATTTTTGCAGGTGGTGTACCGGTAGAGATTGAAACAAGACCGGAAAACGACTTTAAACTTAGAGCAGAGGATATTTTGCCCAAAATATCTTCCAGAACTAAGGCTATTATTTTATCTTATCCCAACAATCCAACAGGTGCTATTATGACAAAAGATGATTTAAAAGAGATTGTTGATATATTGAAAGACAAAGAAATCATAGTAATTTCCGACGAAATATATGCTGAGCTTACATATGAAGGAAATCATGTTTCAATTGCCAACTTCTCTGAAATGAAAGAAAAGACCATTGTTATAAACGGTTTTTCAAAAGCATTTGCTATGACAGGTTGGAGACTCGGGTTTATTGCTGCAAATGAGGTTTTTATCAAAGCAATGGCAAAGGTGCATCAGTACATCATAATGAGTGCTCCTACTTTTTCACAGTATGCGGCTATTGAAGCGCTAAGAAATGGGCTTTTAGAAGTTGAAAAGATGAGAGATGAATACAATAGAAGAAGACGCTATATGGTAAGCAGATTTAATAAGATGGGGCTTGAATGTTTTGAGCCAAAAGGAGCGTTTTATGTTTTTCCATCCATAAAGTCCACCGGCCTTTCCTCAGAGGAGTTTGCAGAGAGGCTTTTGTAC
This window encodes:
- a CDS encoding aminotransferase class I/II-fold pyridoxal phosphate-dependent enzyme; this encodes MSNLEKYISKSVQSVPPSGIRKFFDIVSEMKDALSLGVGEPDFVTPWNIREMGIYSIEEGHTHYTSNFGLLELRKEISRYLKDRFDLDYPNYREQILVTVGASEAIDIALRSIVNPGDEVLIPEPCFVSYKPCVIFAGGVPVEIETRPENDFKLRAEDILPKISSRTKAIILSYPNNPTGAIMTKDDLKEIVDILKDKEIIVISDEIYAELTYEGNHVSIANFSEMKEKTIVINGFSKAFAMTGWRLGFIAANEVFIKAMAKVHQYIIMSAPTFSQYAAIEALRNGLLEVEKMRDEYNRRRRYMVSRFNKMGLECFEPKGAFYVFPSIKSTGLSSEEFAERLLYEQKVAVVPGTAFGRSGEGFIRCSYAYSIETIKQALDRIEKFVLNLKTQGVFQQTRENNVVVEK